In the genome of Gloeotrichia echinulata CP02, one region contains:
- a CDS encoding alpha-mannosidase, whose protein sequence is MTPQFILEAIEKLRCCCQLNIQSSWVYQEFDRDITDILADESSLWTPVKLNTKGNIAWTKGKKVLWVVQKFVVPQDLQGYPLAGLSLRLALLWWADSAKIYVNGELVLEGDLFDCSPRVLLSQEVTPGEEFIIALRLVSPGHDDGALVRSLLVYESTDYNRPDPGFVADELAVIQLYLQRFAPQMLDVLATGVGEVINHTESEWEKTLLDLRRLLLSMGNFQSKIYLLGHAHLDLAWLWPVSETWNAAQCTFASALKLQADFPELIFCHSTPALYAWIEEYRPDLFQAIQQAVAAGRWEVVGGFWVEPELNLIAGESIVRQLLYGQRYTQAKFGKLSPVVWVPDTFGFCATLPQFFVNAGIEYFVTQKLRWNDTTKFDYDAFWWRSPDGSEIFSFMSAPIGESIDPVKMVSYALDWQSKTSITDALWLPGVGDHGGGPTRDMLEIAQRWQNSSIFPKLEFTTAEKYLHHIKDNSPPLPTWEDELYLEFHRGCYTTHADQKRWNRQCENLLYQAELFATLATIGYGAIYPQAEIETAWKQVLFNQFHDILPGSSITQVYQDALPQWQQVQQVGTKILLESLLAIASHINLPEPPHPDSVPVLIFNSLNWQRSEVVALTLPTPATVNQQWLISDISGNQLRSQLSEPSTLLFLASNIPPVGYRLFWLSPTSSLPPSPPLPPDWILENEFLRVLINPETGDLSSVFDKTHQREVLNGAGNQLQAWKDSGQYWDAWNIDPNYTQHPLPPTTLKSIQWLEQGPVQSRVRVVRLLGNSEFCQDYILQVGVPLLTIANTVNWQESQVLVKAAFPLNIAADFATYEIPCGAIRRPTKPQTPAEQAKWEVPALRWADLTQETEQGIYGVSLLNDCKYGYDSQPNQLRLTLLRSPQWPDPEADKGWHEFTYALYPHASTWESAHTVKRGYELNIPLQIIVNPPSTVQSQLSTPQSFSFLNLSADNLILMALKLAEDEPKQVILRCYECHGETAELFLQSDLGLTLGDPVDLLEHSSATTELLSEQQIFTLQPWKIGTFKLR, encoded by the coding sequence ATGACCCCTCAATTCATTTTGGAAGCAATTGAAAAACTGCGCTGTTGTTGTCAACTTAATATCCAGTCTAGTTGGGTATATCAGGAGTTTGACAGGGATATTACGGATATTTTGGCTGATGAATCGTCACTGTGGACACCTGTTAAGCTAAACACCAAAGGAAATATTGCTTGGACAAAGGGAAAAAAAGTCCTGTGGGTGGTGCAAAAATTTGTAGTTCCCCAGGATTTACAAGGTTATCCCTTGGCTGGATTGTCTTTGCGGTTAGCGCTGTTGTGGTGGGCAGATTCTGCCAAAATTTATGTGAATGGGGAATTAGTACTTGAGGGCGATTTATTTGATTGTTCACCCAGAGTGCTTCTGAGTCAAGAGGTAACGCCGGGGGAAGAATTTATTATAGCTTTGCGGCTGGTGAGTCCGGGACATGATGATGGTGCTTTGGTGCGATCGCTTCTAGTTTACGAATCTACTGATTATAATCGTCCCGATCCGGGTTTTGTGGCTGATGAGTTAGCTGTGATCCAGCTTTATTTACAAAGGTTTGCGCCACAGATGTTGGATGTTTTGGCTACGGGTGTGGGGGAGGTAATCAACCACACAGAGTCTGAGTGGGAAAAAACTCTGTTGGATCTGCGGCGTTTATTGTTGTCTATGGGCAATTTTCAATCTAAAATTTATTTATTGGGTCATGCTCACTTAGATTTAGCATGGTTATGGCCTGTCAGTGAAACTTGGAATGCTGCACAATGCACTTTTGCATCGGCGCTGAAGCTACAAGCAGATTTTCCGGAATTGATTTTTTGTCATTCAACGCCGGCGCTTTATGCTTGGATTGAAGAATATCGCCCAGATTTATTTCAGGCGATTCAACAAGCGGTAGCTGCTGGACGTTGGGAAGTTGTCGGTGGTTTTTGGGTGGAGCCAGAACTGAATTTAATTGCTGGTGAATCGATTGTCCGTCAACTATTGTATGGTCAGCGTTATACTCAAGCAAAATTCGGTAAGCTTTCCCCTGTTGTCTGGGTTCCTGATACTTTTGGTTTCTGTGCGACTTTACCCCAGTTTTTTGTTAACGCTGGGATTGAGTATTTTGTCACCCAAAAGTTGCGGTGGAACGATACTACTAAGTTTGATTATGATGCTTTTTGGTGGCGATCGCCTGATGGCAGTGAAATATTTAGTTTTATGTCGGCACCTATCGGCGAAAGCATCGACCCGGTTAAAATGGTAAGTTACGCCTTAGATTGGCAAAGCAAAACTAGTATAACAGACGCCCTCTGGCTTCCCGGTGTCGGCGACCACGGCGGCGGTCCTACCCGTGATATGTTAGAAATCGCCCAACGCTGGCAAAATTCGTCTATATTCCCTAAGCTCGAATTTACCACCGCCGAAAAATATTTACATCACATCAAAGACAACTCCCCTCCTCTCCCCACATGGGAAGACGAACTCTATCTAGAATTCCATCGCGGTTGCTATACTACTCACGCAGACCAAAAACGCTGGAATCGGCAATGTGAAAATTTGTTGTACCAAGCTGAATTATTTGCTACTTTGGCAACAATTGGTTATGGGGCGATATATCCCCAAGCGGAAATCGAAACAGCCTGGAAACAAGTATTATTTAACCAGTTTCATGATATTTTGCCTGGTTCTTCAATTACCCAAGTTTACCAGGATGCCTTACCCCAGTGGCAGCAAGTCCAACAAGTGGGAACCAAAATATTGCTTGAATCACTGTTAGCGATCGCCTCCCACATCAATTTACCAGAACCACCACATCCTGATAGTGTACCTGTTCTAATTTTCAATTCACTCAATTGGCAGCGTTCTGAGGTAGTCGCACTCACCTTACCCACACCAGCTACAGTTAATCAACAATGGCTGATTTCCGATATTTCGGGAAATCAACTCAGATCTCAATTATCTGAACCATCAACCCTACTTTTTCTCGCCAGTAATATCCCACCCGTAGGTTATCGCCTTTTTTGGCTTTCCCCCACCTCCTCACTCCCCCCCTCACCCCCTCTTCCCCCTGACTGGATTCTCGAAAATGAATTCCTCCGGGTTCTAATTAATCCTGAAACTGGAGATTTATCGAGTGTTTTTGACAAAACCCATCAACGAGAAGTGTTGAATGGTGCGGGTAATCAACTACAAGCTTGGAAAGACAGCGGTCAATATTGGGATGCTTGGAATATTGACCCCAATTACACCCAGCATCCTTTACCCCCAACAACTCTCAAATCTATTCAGTGGTTAGAACAAGGCCCAGTGCAAAGTCGTGTGCGCGTGGTACGTTTGTTGGGTAATTCGGAATTTTGCCAAGATTACATTCTCCAAGTCGGTGTACCGCTGTTGACAATCGCCAATACAGTAAATTGGCAAGAAAGTCAAGTGCTAGTCAAAGCAGCCTTTCCGCTCAACATCGCTGCAGACTTTGCTACCTATGAAATTCCCTGTGGAGCGATTCGCCGTCCAACTAAACCCCAAACCCCCGCAGAACAAGCAAAATGGGAAGTACCGGCATTACGTTGGGCTGACTTGACACAAGAGACAGAGCAAGGTATATATGGTGTAAGTTTGCTAAATGATTGTAAATACGGTTACGACAGTCAACCAAATCAACTACGCCTGACTTTATTACGCAGTCCTCAGTGGCCTGACCCGGAGGCAGATAAAGGCTGGCATGAATTTACCTATGCTTTGTATCCCCATGCGAGTACTTGGGAATCAGCCCATACAGTAAAGCGTGGATATGAATTAAATATCCCCCTACAAATAATAGTCAATCCACCCTCAACTGTGCAGTCACAACTCAGCACTCCACAGAGTTTTAGTTTCCTCAATTTATCAGCTGATAATTTAATCTTGATGGCACTCAAACTAGCAGAGGATGAACCAAAACAGGTAATCCTCCGGTGTTATGAATGTCATGGAGAAACAGCCGAGTTATTTTTGCAAAGTGATTTAGGATTGACTTTGGGAGATCCAGTAGATTTGTTGGAGCATTCCTCTGCTACTACAGAATTATTATCTGAGCAACAAATCTTTACTCTACAGCCTTGGAAAATTGGCACTTTCAAACTTAGGTGA
- a CDS encoding lysophospholipase — MIYHGESTFKGVGGLDLYYQSWQPEGQVRAILAIVHGLGAHSGRYGNVVQQLIPKQYAVYGLDLRGHGRSPGQRGYINAWSEFREDLQAFLKLIQSQHPGCPIFVLGHSLGAVVVFDYVLRYPQEATVLQGVIALAPAIGKVGVSPMRLLLGKMLSGVCPRFTLNTGLDLSAASRDEKILTVYAQDPLRHTRASARLATEFLDTVAWIHAHVADWQLPLLILHGGADRVALPESSNIFYQRIPSVDKLRVEYPQSYHELQNDINYQQVLADLEDWLHSHLAPSLKIGNRE, encoded by the coding sequence ATGATTTATCATGGTGAAAGCACTTTTAAGGGTGTAGGCGGGCTTGACCTGTATTACCAAAGCTGGCAACCAGAAGGTCAAGTACGGGCTATATTAGCCATTGTGCATGGACTCGGAGCGCACAGCGGACGATACGGTAATGTGGTTCAGCAATTAATACCTAAGCAATATGCTGTCTATGGCTTGGATTTGCGCGGTCATGGTCGCTCACCAGGTCAGCGAGGCTATATTAATGCTTGGAGTGAGTTTCGCGAAGACCTACAAGCCTTCCTCAAGTTGATTCAGTCCCAGCACCCAGGATGCCCAATTTTTGTTTTGGGTCATAGCTTAGGGGCGGTGGTTGTCTTCGATTATGTCCTGCGCTATCCCCAAGAAGCAACCGTACTGCAAGGTGTAATTGCTTTAGCTCCAGCGATAGGTAAGGTGGGAGTTTCCCCCATGCGGTTGTTATTGGGAAAAATGCTCTCTGGTGTGTGTCCGCGTTTCACACTGAATACAGGTCTTGACCTCAGTGCTGCTTCACGGGATGAGAAGATTTTAACCGTCTACGCCCAAGATCCCCTACGCCATACCCGCGCCAGTGCGCGTTTGGCGACAGAATTCTTGGACACTGTGGCTTGGATTCATGCCCATGTCGCTGATTGGCAATTGCCATTACTGATTCTCCACGGTGGAGCAGACAGAGTGGCTTTACCTGAAAGCAGCAACATATTCTACCAACGGATACCAAGTGTAGATAAGCTGCGAGTGGAATATCCCCAATCTTATCACGAACTGCAGAATGATATCAATTACCAACAGGTGCTGGCTGACCTGGAAGATTGGCTGCACAGCCACCTAGCACCTAGCTTAAAAATAGGTAACAGGGAATAG
- a CDS encoding NAD(P)H-quinone oxidoreductase subunit M, with the protein MDNATLLKSTTRHIRIFAAEIDRDGELVPNNQVLTLDVDPDNEFNWNEDALQKIYHKFDELVEASSGADLTDYNLRRIGSDLEHYLRSLLQKGEVSYNLSCRVTNYSMGLPQVAAE; encoded by the coding sequence ATGGACAACGCGACGCTGCTCAAGTCCACAACCCGACATATTCGCATTTTTGCGGCTGAAATAGACCGGGATGGCGAACTGGTTCCCAACAATCAAGTCTTAACCTTAGACGTGGACCCAGACAACGAATTCAACTGGAATGAAGATGCACTGCAAAAGATTTATCACAAGTTTGATGAATTAGTAGAAGCATCTAGTGGTGCAGACCTAACAGACTACAACTTACGCCGCATTGGCTCAGACTTGGAGCATTATTTACGATCGCTCCTGCAAAAAGGCGAAGTTAGTTACAATCTATCGTGCCGCGTCACCAACTACAGTATGGGATTACCCCAAGTTGCAGCTGAATAA
- a CDS encoding Npun_R1517 family heterocyst differentiation transcriptional regulator, translating to MNSKALPRQLNNIEVGVYECELHLKFRLIEEKSLLSDREQLLQVLLDALTEGSDDFLETLQASVKAQEISEFKASPQMRRQLMRLRNVAENNP from the coding sequence ATGAACTCCAAAGCCTTACCACGTCAGCTAAATAATATCGAAGTAGGTGTTTATGAGTGCGAATTACATCTCAAATTCCGGCTGATTGAGGAAAAAAGTCTCTTGAGCGATCGAGAGCAACTGTTACAGGTGCTGCTAGACGCTTTGACTGAAGGGTCTGACGATTTTCTCGAGACGTTACAAGCGTCTGTTAAGGCTCAGGAAATTTCTGAGTTTAAAGCCTCGCCACAAATGCGGCGTCAGCTGATGCGCTTACGTAATGTAGCCGAGAATAATCCATAA
- a CDS encoding response regulator transcription factor produces the protein MSAQLLLVDDEPGLREAVKDYLQESGFGVQIASNAREGWDLMQLNTPDLVISDIMMPQVDGYQFLKQLREDPRFQALPVVFLTAKGMTGDRIQGYQAGVDAYLTKPFDPDELVAIVENLLTRRAVKPQPTGEEGETPDIAELAHQISQIKALLTQRTAISQTPAPFKIDLTPREQSVLNLVAEGLMNKEIARRLETSVRNVEKYVSRLFSKTGTNSRTELVRFALEHGLAK, from the coding sequence ATGTCAGCACAACTGTTACTGGTCGATGATGAACCGGGATTGCGCGAAGCCGTCAAAGACTATTTGCAAGAAAGCGGGTTCGGCGTTCAAATTGCCAGTAACGCCCGTGAGGGATGGGATTTGATGCAGCTAAATACACCTGACCTAGTGATTTCTGATATCATGATGCCCCAGGTAGATGGCTATCAATTCCTCAAGCAACTGCGAGAAGACCCCCGCTTCCAAGCACTCCCAGTAGTATTTTTAACAGCTAAAGGCATGACAGGCGATCGCATTCAAGGCTATCAAGCTGGTGTGGATGCTTATCTGACCAAGCCTTTCGATCCAGATGAGTTAGTCGCCATTGTTGAAAACTTACTCACTCGTCGCGCCGTCAAGCCTCAACCTACAGGTGAAGAAGGTGAAACTCCTGATATCGCCGAATTAGCCCATCAGATTTCCCAAATTAAAGCTTTGTTAACTCAAAGGACTGCGATTTCGCAAACACCAGCGCCATTCAAAATCGACTTGACCCCTAGAGAACAAAGTGTTTTAAACTTGGTGGCTGAAGGATTGATGAACAAAGAAATCGCCCGTCGCTTAGAAACCAGCGTCCGCAATGTCGAAAAATACGTCAGCCGCTTGTTTAGTAAAACCGGCACAAATAGCCGCACAGAATTAGTTCGTTTTGCTTTAGAACACGGTCTGGCTAAATAA
- a CDS encoding glycosyltransferase, producing the protein MNHQPIDTTSANSFLPMVSVVVPIYQGEGDLPDLISCLSSQTYPTDRVEYLLVDNNSSDRTLAILKTAAEHSPITIRPLSENQIQSSYAARNTGIRAAVGELMVFTDADCRPQPQWLQSLIQPFINPDVVIVVGEITGLPGKNLLEQHADSQETLSQKHTLAHPFCPYGQTANLAIRRIALEKAGLFRPHLTTGGDADMCWRILKAKIGRWEFAPNAIVQHRHRATFEELASQWRRYGRSNRYLHELHGADLMPGLTPKQYGIRLARWLLKELPKNSLKAIAGQATLVDLLSTPIVLFTAKARYSGQTEAKLPEKAKIIDWL; encoded by the coding sequence ATGAATCATCAACCAATTGATACCACCAGCGCCAACAGCTTTTTGCCAATGGTGTCGGTGGTTGTCCCTATTTATCAGGGAGAGGGCGATTTACCAGATTTAATATCCTGTCTGTCTTCTCAAACTTACCCTACAGACCGAGTAGAGTATTTACTGGTAGACAATAATAGTAGCGATCGCACTTTAGCTATCCTCAAAACAGCCGCTGAACATTCTCCAATCACAATTCGCCCCTTGAGCGAAAACCAAATTCAAAGCTCCTACGCAGCCCGTAACACTGGTATTCGTGCGGCCGTAGGCGAATTGATGGTTTTTACTGATGCAGATTGTCGTCCCCAGCCACAATGGCTACAATCCTTAATTCAGCCTTTTATTAACCCTGATGTCGTGATTGTCGTCGGTGAAATTACGGGATTACCAGGAAAAAATCTGCTAGAACAACATGCAGACAGCCAAGAAACCCTATCGCAAAAGCACACTCTTGCTCATCCCTTCTGTCCCTATGGTCAAACCGCTAATTTAGCAATTCGCCGCATCGCCTTAGAAAAAGCCGGTTTATTTCGTCCTCATCTAACTACTGGTGGCGATGCAGACATGTGCTGGAGAATACTCAAAGCCAAGATTGGGCGTTGGGAATTTGCCCCAAATGCTATCGTCCAGCATCGCCACCGCGCCACATTTGAGGAATTGGCTAGTCAATGGCGGCGCTATGGGCGCTCAAATCGCTATTTGCACGAACTACACGGAGCAGATTTAATGCCAGGATTGACACCCAAGCAATACGGCATCCGCTTGGCACGTTGGTTATTAAAGGAACTGCCAAAAAATAGTCTCAAGGCGATCGCAGGTCAAGCTACTCTTGTAGATTTATTAAGTACTCCCATTGTTTTGTTTACAGCCAAGGCGCGTTATTCTGGACAAACCGAGGCGAAACTGCCAGAAAAAGCCAAAATCATTGATTGGCTATAA
- the ctpB gene encoding carboxyl-terminal processing protease CtpB: MNLSAKRYSLLQVALIGGAIATTATVSVFGPAWTRSVRAALQDSPKTVVDQVWQLVNREYVDGKFNQQNWQAIRQSLLNKDYSSREEAYVAIREALQKLGDPYTRFMDPKQYEALTNQTSGEVSGIGIRMELNDKTKRLTVVEAIENSPALKAGIKAGDEILAIDGKSTLQMKVDDASKLIRGSAGTPVTLRLGRTGQNEFDLKLTRATIEVPTVRYTLKQEGNRRIGYIRLREFSSHAADQMRRAIRDLNSKQVNAYVLDLRGNPGGLLQASIEIARMWMDNGGIVRTVDRQGGTEDTKANRTALTSLPLAILVDGNSASASEILTGALKDNKRAVVIGSQTFGKALVQSVHELTDGSGLAVTIAHYYTPKGTDINHKGITPDIKQELTDAQERQLALNPNLIGTENDPQYARAIAVLSSTNYAQPPANQPSGSMSSRANDLKF, from the coding sequence ATGAACCTATCTGCGAAACGTTACTCGCTGCTCCAAGTAGCCTTAATTGGTGGAGCGATCGCCACGACGGCTACTGTATCTGTGTTTGGTCCTGCTTGGACTCGCAGCGTTCGTGCAGCCTTACAAGATAGCCCGAAAACAGTAGTTGACCAAGTGTGGCAACTGGTGAATCGTGAATATGTTGATGGCAAATTTAATCAACAAAATTGGCAAGCAATTAGGCAAAGCCTTCTCAATAAAGACTATTCTTCTCGTGAGGAAGCTTACGTCGCCATCCGCGAAGCTTTACAAAAGTTAGGGGACCCCTACACTCGGTTCATGGACCCCAAACAGTATGAAGCCCTGACCAATCAAACATCTGGGGAAGTCTCAGGGATTGGCATTCGCATGGAATTAAACGACAAAACCAAGCGCCTAACTGTTGTCGAAGCTATCGAAAATTCTCCCGCACTCAAAGCTGGTATCAAAGCAGGCGATGAAATTTTAGCAATTGACGGTAAATCCACTCTGCAAATGAAAGTCGATGATGCGTCAAAGCTGATTCGTGGTAGTGCTGGTACTCCTGTGACACTCCGCCTGGGACGGACAGGACAAAATGAATTTGATCTCAAGCTGACCAGAGCGACGATAGAAGTACCAACAGTGCGTTATACCCTCAAGCAAGAAGGAAATCGCCGCATTGGCTATATCCGGTTGCGAGAGTTTAGTTCCCACGCCGCCGATCAAATGCGACGAGCCATCCGCGATTTAAACAGTAAGCAAGTCAATGCCTATGTGTTAGATTTGCGCGGAAATCCTGGTGGTTTATTGCAGGCGAGTATTGAAATCGCTCGCATGTGGATGGATAATGGCGGCATCGTCCGCACAGTAGACCGTCAAGGAGGAACTGAGGACACCAAAGCTAATCGCACTGCCCTGACAAGTCTTCCCTTAGCAATACTAGTAGATGGTAATTCAGCTAGTGCCAGCGAAATTTTAACAGGGGCGCTGAAAGATAATAAGCGGGCTGTAGTCATTGGTAGTCAGACCTTTGGTAAAGCTTTAGTCCAGTCAGTCCATGAACTCACAGATGGTTCTGGTTTAGCAGTCACCATTGCTCACTATTACACCCCCAAAGGCACAGATATTAACCATAAGGGGATTACACCAGATATCAAGCAAGAGTTGACAGATGCCCAAGAGCGTCAGCTGGCGCTCAATCCCAACCTAATTGGGACTGAAAACGACCCCCAATATGCCAGAGCGATCGCCGTTCTATCGAGTACCAACTACGCCCAACCCCCAGCCAATCAACCCAGCGGATCGATGAGTTCTCGCGCCAACGACTTGAAATTTTAA
- a CDS encoding YdcF family protein, protein MKRKDTIKSTIFPRVKFGKLLQVLQRLAWGVSVILGIWLICTTITLVSASSQPVDTYFVLGGSIQREIYVAQLAKKSPQTPILISHGSLDPCIWLIFQREAAELQNVWLENCANSTFENFYYNIPILRLWGVHKVKLITSATHLPRAKWLAQILLGSHGIWVETDIVPEQGIPGNYESWWKTGLDVTRSVFWAGFSQFMQPKCSNLTKLTDVDMQSWERQGFTCEYQGKLGR, encoded by the coding sequence ATGAAACGTAAAGATACCATCAAATCAACAATTTTTCCTAGAGTTAAGTTTGGTAAACTGTTGCAAGTTTTACAAAGACTAGCTTGGGGTGTGAGCGTTATCTTGGGTATTTGGCTAATTTGTACCACTATAACCCTAGTTTCTGCATCTTCCCAGCCAGTAGATACCTATTTTGTGCTTGGTGGTAGTATTCAGAGGGAAATCTATGTCGCCCAATTAGCTAAAAAATCCCCGCAAACCCCGATCCTCATTTCTCATGGTTCCCTAGACCCCTGTATTTGGTTAATTTTTCAACGGGAAGCAGCAGAGTTACAAAATGTTTGGTTAGAAAATTGTGCTAATTCGACTTTTGAAAATTTTTACTATAACATTCCTATTTTGCGGCTTTGGGGTGTACATAAAGTCAAATTAATCACCTCTGCAACTCACTTACCACGTGCGAAATGGTTAGCCCAGATTCTCTTGGGATCTCATGGTATTTGGGTAGAGACTGATATTGTTCCAGAGCAAGGTATTCCTGGTAATTATGAGTCTTGGTGGAAAACTGGATTGGATGTAACTCGTAGTGTTTTTTGGGCTGGTTTCAGTCAATTTATGCAACCCAAATGTTCAAATTTGACGAAACTTACTGATGTGGATATGCAATCTTGGGAACGTCAAGGTTTTACGTGTGAATATCAGGGGAAGTTGGGGAGATGA